A stretch of the Octopus bimaculoides isolate UCB-OBI-ISO-001 chromosome 8, ASM119413v2, whole genome shotgun sequence genome encodes the following:
- the LOC106871963 gene encoding DEP domain-containing protein 1B isoform X3, protein MNSNIVANEDDDFSGPYRATKIWNTIIRAFKQGMPIGRRRRYMKVYDKAFTATEALEWMHKYLKSNPNFGSDITKQQTVQLMSKLLKARIFEDVQGSKKKREFAEGGRVYRFNQSSPAKDSRVPLSARMDLMNAAPGQKTVLSKSEKSKTTSKFKSLAIPKCHLVAKPLSLESMEAVWRMVTLHRLQKTIGYNTLEEFLDASLVNGRHIMHNCLYVNKSGVVGNVNTKDQLPHWILSAMKCLVHWPNKVDDNFAIYPGFEKDVFRAVSEYFQGLTEPLLTHSLYETITNVFVMADSRYARHSSPLSAKYNAHSMTSFDSIDNLLLNMTNAADNSQKSHLSNKSGCQRALFSTWSSSSFPHLRGHSLGGGNLSENKIKSESTGSIPLLRYETAFGPENKTITNVYYYPNQTSATFSGSMFSRLPSVSNLEYQNGFQTISSSPSRWQSEQHLKCVDKQTLNILDTFKNKDILSNKPQNKSSLSRKSKSQNISSQKTKDGENQEKSNSLNEIRYQTRAFQASSLTQSAAYHEEEFQDRLHSTRPYSTSNIPNLSPVEGLDKFGRKINNAFSSAVWSMTDEERVKQAVQLALLLIPPSNRRKLHLLLRFLSKIHKNNELQLAQNSEDLRNLIVDTFYQSVLCSPDASDMDTNLAKHFLWYLVENHDFVMQVPCDLRKQVEERLSEIQRVQFQKLYPKIYENELGFRNPIPAAPPLKIQRNIHLPRPLRRLRTLRS, encoded by the exons TGGAACACAATTATCCGAGCGTTCAAACAAGGTATGCCTATTGGCCGACGCCGACGTTATATGAAGGTTTACGATAAAGCTTTTACTGCAACAGAAGCACTAGAATGGATGCATAAGTATTTGAAGAGCAACCCTAATTTTGGTTCAGACATTACCAA GCAACAAACAGTACAATTAATGAGTAAATTGTTAAAAGCCAGGATATTTGAAGATGTACAAGGAAGCAAAAAGAAGCGAGAGTTTGCTGAAGGTGGTCGTGTCTATCG ATTCAACCAAAGTTCTCCAGCAAAAGATTCTCGTGTGCCTCTTAGTGCACGAATGGATTTAATGAATGCTGCACCAGGACAGAAGACAGTTCTATCAAAAAGTGAAAAATCTAAAACGACCTCCAAATTCAAATCTCTTGCAATACCTAAATGTCATCTTGTTGCCAAACCTTTGTCTTTGGAATCAATGGAAGCTGTTTGGAGAATGGTCACATTACACCG GTTGCAAAAGACAATTGGTTACAACACTTTGGAAGAATTCTTGGATGCTTCATTGGTAAATGGTCGGCATATAATGCACAATTGTCTTTATGTAAATAAAAGTGGGGTGGTTGGTAATGTAAATACTAAAG aCCAGCTTCCACATTGGATCCTGTCTGCAATGAAGTGTCTCGTCCATT GGCCAAATAAAGTGGACGATAACTTTGCTATATATCCAGGTTTTGAGAAAGATGTCTTCCGTGCAGTCAGTGAATATTTCCAAGGCCTCACTGAACCTTTGCTAACTCATTCCTTATATGAAACTATCACCAATGTATTTG TCATGGCTGACTCCAGATATGCTCGTCACTCATCACCATTATCTGCTAAATATAATGCTCATAGCATGACTTCATTTGATTCCATCGAcaatttgttactgaatatgaCGAATGCTGCCGACAACTCCCAGAAGTCCCACCTTTCCAATAAATCCGGCTGTCAGCGTGCTTTGTTTTCTACTTGGAGTTCTTCATCATTTCCGCATCTGCGGGGTCATTCTTTAGGTGGAGGCAATCTTTCGGAAAATAAGATCAAAAGTGAATCGACAGGCAGCATCCCCCTCCTGAGATACGAAACTGCTTTTGGACCTGAAAACAAAACCATCACTAATGTCTACTATTATCCAAATCAAACCAGCGCCACTTTTAGCGGTTCCATGTTTTCACGTTTACCGTCTGTTTCAAACTTAGAATATCAGAATGGTTTCCAGACAATATCAAGCAGTCCTTCCAGATGGCAATCTGAACAACACCTTAAGTGTGTCGATAAGCAAACTTTAAACATCCTTGATACATTTAAGAACAaagatattttgtccaacaaACCTCAAAATAAATCTAGTCTAAGCAGAAAATCAAAATCACAGAATATATCCAGTCAGAAGACGAAAGATGGAGAAAATCAAGAAAAATCAAACTCATTAAATGAAATTCGTTACCAGACACGTGCTTTTCAGGCTTCCTCTCTTACTCAATCAGCTGCCTACCATGAGGAAGAATTTCAGGACCGTTTGCATTCAACACGACCTTACAGTACGTCAAATATTCCAAATTTGTCCCCTGTTGAAGGTTTGGATAAATTTGGTCGGAAGATCAACAATGCTTTTTCTT CAGCCGTGTGGTCGATGACAGATGAAGAAAGAGTGAAACAAGCGGTCCAGTTGGCACTCTTACTAATTCCACCATCGAATCGCAGGAAGCTGCATTTGCTGTTACGATTTCTGAGTAAAATCCATAAGAATAATGAGCTTCAACTTGCACAAAACTCTGAAGATCTTCGGAATTTG atcGTGGATACGTTCTACCAAAGTGTATTGTGCAGTCCTGATGCCAGTGACATGGACACCAACCTTGCTAAACATTTCTTGTGGTACCTAGTAGAAAACCACGACTTTGTAATGCAGGTGCCATGTGACCTGCGCAAACAAGTGGAGGAACGACTCTCCGAAATACAACGTGTCCAG